GTGGCCGACCTTGAGCCTGCTTATCATCTATTGATCGACTTCTCTCCCCCATCACTACTGGCTTCTCTGCTCTTCAACACGCCGATGTTGGATACTAAGCAGCATTGGACCAGCATTGTGAGTTCTCCGTCCTCCCGGCTTTCGGGGTGGAAAGAGGGCAACATCCAATACTCGCATTTCCGAGAACTTCTCAGCTAATCGTTTGACCCTAAATTGGTCGTCTCGATGGTCACTTGTGCCCGTTGAGCTCGCCAGTTAACCAAGACAAACATAGCGACATCAGCTTTAGCATCATTACCGTTCAATCAGCTTGTTCTGGTTTCGGCTATCGCTCGTGTTCGCAAAACATCAGTTATACCAATCGTAGTAAATGACTGGTCACCCAAGCTGGTTAAAATGCTCGAACACTGCTTTTTTTCGGCTCTATTTTTGAGCTCGTATTTACGGTGATTGGTACAAAGAAGAGATCTTGACTGTGAAAAAACGCATTCCAAGAAAACAAATTAACCACTACTCAAAGTGGAAATACGTGGTGCTTATCGCCACCATCATTATCATGATTCTAAGTGCCTTACCTTCTTGGTTTGGTGAGGACGCCTCGGTTCAAATCAGTAACCGTTCTGAGCAGACGATCGACGCCACTCAAGTGACGCAATACCTTGCTAGCGAAGGCATTCAAGCGACATCAGCCTTTCAAAAAGACAAACGCTTAGTTGTGATCTTAGAAGATGCAGAGCAGCAAGCGAAAGCCAAAGAAGTGCTTAATGAGCGCTTCCTCGACAGCGCAACCGTTGCTCTAGCGATGGAGCCAGCTGCACCTAAATGGCTAACTGATATGGGTTTTGCGCCGATTCAACTAGGTCTTGATTTACGCGGTGGCGTGCAGTTCTTGCTAGAAGTGGATATGGCACCGGTTTATCACGCGCAAGCTCAAGCGGTGGTCGACGAGATCACTAGCGAAGTGCGTTATGCCCGTGGTGAAGTGGTGAACAACCAAGTTAAGTTTAATTTCCGCACTGATGCTGATTTTGAACAAGCTCAAAAGCTGATTCGTGAAGAGTTCCCACAATGGCAACGTGATCGTTCAGATAAATCGCTAACGTTAACCCAATCTGAAGAAGAGCAAAGAACGCTACGTAACCTAACGGTTCAACAAAACCTGCAAATCATGCGCAGCCGTATTGAAGAGTTAGGCATCACAGAAGCATCAATTCAACGCCAAGGTGAAAGCCGTATTCGTATTGAACTGCCGGGCGTACAAGACCCTGCAGCAGCGAAAGATGTGATTGGTGCAACCGCATCACTTGCTTTCTATTCTGTGTACGACAACCCAACGCGCAGCACTCAAACGCTGAAGGACACAGACGGCAACCGCGTGGTAGTCGACCGCAAGGCTGTGTTGAGTGGCGAACACATTATCGATGCTCGTAGTGGCATTGGTGAGATGGGCAGCGCAGAAGTAAACATCACACTGGATTCTTCTGGCGGCAAAAAAATGTCTGAGTTTTCTCGCCATAATATTGGTAAGCCAATGGCGACTGTTTACAGCGAATACAGCCGCGACAGAGCCGGCAACAGCGAGAAAACCAGTGAAGTGATCAGCGTTGCAAACATCCAATCTCAGTTGGGTAGCCGTTTCCGTATCACAGGTGCTGGCACGTTAGGTGAAGCACAAGAGTTGGCTCTACTCCTTCGTGCGGGTTCATTAACCGCGCCCGTTACCATCATTGAAGAGCGTACTATTGGCCCATCTCTGGGTGCCGAAAACGTAACCAACGGCTTTGCTGCTTTGGCGCTTGGCTTGGGTCTTACTCTGACGTTTATGGCGCTATGGTATCGCCGCTTAGGTTGGGTCGCGAACTGTGCATTGGTGGTGAACATGACCACATTGTTTGGCTTGATTGCCTTGCTACCAGGTGCGGTATTAACCTTGCCAGGCATTGCGGGCTTGGTACTGACCGTCGGTATGGCGGTGGATACCAACGTGCTTATCTTCGAGCGTATTCGAGACAAGATGAAAGAAGGACGTAGTTTTGCTAGTTCTATCGATCGTGGTTTCGATAGCGCGTTCTCGTCAATTTTCGATGCTAACGTCACCACCATGATCGTTGCTGTGGCTCTATACACCATTGGTAATGGACCGATTCAGGGCTTCGCTTTGACTCTGGGCTTAGGTCTTCTAACCAGTATGTTTACGGGCATTTTTGCTTCACGAGCGATCATCAATTTGGTTTGGGGGCGTGACCAACGCCACGACGTAAGGATTTAAGCATGAGTATTTCAAATATGACTAATTCAAACAGCTATGTTTCAGACCGCTATATTACAGACAGCAACATGACTCGCCTCCGTAAGGTGATGTCTGTGATTTCTATTATGCTGTTCATGAGCTCTGTAATGCTGGTGGCAGTGAAAGGTTTTAACTGGGGCTTGGACTTTACTGGCGGTGTGGTTGCCGAGGTTCAGCTCTCTGACCAAGTGACGAAAGACGCGTTAAAAACCAAGCTTGATACGGCTTTCCAACAAGACGTTCAAGTGGTTGGCATGGCAGAGCAAGATCGCTGGACGATTCGTTACAGCCAGCTGACAGATGCTCCACAGCCAAACTTAGTGGATGCTTTGTCATCGGTGAGCGACCAAGTAAAAGTGCTCAACAGCAGCGTGGTTGGCCCTCAAGTGGGTCAAGACATGGTTGAGCAAGGCGGCTTGGCGGTGTTGGTGTGCTTCCTAATGATCATGCTGTACCTGAGTGTACGATTTGAATGGCGTTTGGCTCTGGGTGCGCTTGCCGCGATTATCTATGATGTCACGCTTATCTTAGGCTTGTTCGCCTTCACTCAATTCGAGTTCAACCTGACCGTATTGGCGGCTGTGTTAGCGATTTTGGGTTACTCACTCAATGACTCAATCATCATCGCCGACCGTGTCCGTGAAATGCTGCGCGGTAATCCAAACGGTGATACTGACAACCTACTTAACGAATCGGTGAAAGCGACCTTCTCACGCACCATGGTGACTTCAGGAACAACTCTAATCACCGTATCAGCGCTTTGGCTACTTGGTGGTGCTGCGCTGCAAGGTTTTGCTATTGCGTTGGTTGTCGGCATTGTTAGCGGTACGTGGTCTTCCGTTTCCGTCGGCATCACTCTGCCTAAGTTGCTTGGCCTGCAGCCTTGTCACTACAAAGTAAAAGTGCCAGTAGAAGTTGAGGGAGAGTACCCCTAGGTTGTTTATGCTCTAGCAGTACAAGTTAGCAAGTAACGTCAGTAAAGCCCTTCGTTTGTAATAAAACGAAGGGCTTTATTTTTTATAAGAGTCAAACAGTTAGTGAAAAGAGAGCCTATTTCAAAAAACAGTGGATTGAGCAGGCAAGCCCACATGATATGAAGTATGTTTATATGACGTTCGTAGAAATGAGGCAAGGGAATGGAATATCGACATCAATGTCATGTAGGCGACCATGGTGATGCGCTAAAGCATCCAGTATTGAGTGCACTTGTTCAGTCATTAATGCAGCAACATTCACGCCTCAATGTTATCGACACACACTCTGGTACAGGGTGTTATGACCTCACCACCGCACCAAGTAATCATGCAGGTGAGTTTGCTGAAGGGGTCGGGTACTTGTGGCACAATAAGGCTTATCTTCCTCCTGCATTCGCTTCTTTTATGTCGGTACTGGAATACTACAATCCGAATCAACTTATCTCTTTGTATCCGGGTTCTGCCGCCATCACTTACCAACAAGGTCGCAGCCAAGATAGCTTCTATTTTTCAGACATTCAGCAAGATGAAGCTGATTTACTGCAAACTAATATCGATAAGTTACAGCGTAACTTTGGTGTTTCAAGCAAGCTTACGATTAGCGCAGGTGATGGGCTTAAAGCGTTACCTGATGACGTAGCTAAACATGACAATCATCATCTGATTGTTATCGACCCACCCTATGAAACTGATTCAGAATATCTCGCGGTGATTGATGCCTTAGTTAAGGCATATCAGCAGTCGGAGAAAGTATCTGCACTAATTTGGTACCCGCTCTACACGGATGACAAGAGCTCACTGATTTTGAACCACTGTGTGACCGCAGTGAAAGATGGTTTACTGCCAAGTCCGATTAAATCGGAGCTTCGCCTTCGAGATCCTAAGGGTGATGATCGCCTGATCGGTAGTGGTTTACTGTTGTTCAATCCACCACAAGGCATTGCTGGGACAGTTGCAGATACGCTCTATTATTTACACAGCCAACTCGCGACCAATGGTGAAGGGTATTGGCAAATCAGAAGTCTATAGCTCTGATTTATATGGGGTTTATGATTACTTTCGAGATGTGTCTCACTAAATCGCTAATTTTTGTGTGGTTTAAATTGACCAAACGCTAACTTTTATCGATTGATTAATTGCAGTGAATCATTTAAAAATAGAATATCAATGCGCGCAAGTGCATAAAGGCTCATAAGTTAAATAATTAGTCTAAGATTAATATCAGATTGTGGTTTACCCCCTAAACTGCATAAGGCTCGCACTAGTCATGCGAGCCTTTCTTTTGCCTGTCGGAAATGTATTTCTAGTCTACTGAGTGACAGAGTTGCACTTCGGGCATTTGTATTTACCTAAATCGTGGAACGTTGAAGGTAGTTCGGATTCAATAATTAATTTTTTATCGTCGTTGTAGCATTTGGCACAAAAAGGACCTGGAGCTTGTCCTTCTTGAGGTGTTTTCAAAAAGTAATGTCCGTTTGTAAATACTACTTCTTCATTTTGGTTTAGTTTCTCTTTTAACTCTTTGATAGCCGTTTTCAGTTCTTGGTTTTCCTCTCTCAACTCAGATGCAGCGATTTTTGCATCAGATAGGGCTTCAATGAGTTCTGCCAGTTTTAACCTGACTTCAGCGTCCTTTAGCGAAGAGTCAATATTCCTCAATTCTTTCGTAATATCTAGTGCTGTTTTTATCGACGTTATTCCCGCAGAGATACTTGCTACATCAACCATTTCGAATTCCCCTGATAGCTTCAGATAATAATAAATCGAGTTGTTTATATTTTACCGTATATCAATAAAAACAAATTATAACAGGATCTTAAAACACAGGGTATGAATCAGAACCACAGTTATATTAGCCTGAAGATTTCATGCAGGCCTTTTCAATTACGCCAACGCTGGGTAATCGATGTAGCCTTTTTCGTTGCCGCCGAATAGGGTGGTGCCGTCTAGTTCTGACAGTTCGCTGCCGTTTTGTAGGCGTGATACGAGATCTGGGTTGGCCACGAATGGGCGACCAAATGCGACGAGATCGGCGTAGCCTTTACTCAATACTTCTTCGGCGCGCTCTGGTGTGTAACTGCCAGCGACGATGATAGCGTTAGAGAACAGCTCTCTTAGATCGACTCGGAAGCTTTCAGGGATAACCGGTGCGTCATCCCAGTCGGCTTCTGAAAGGTGCAGATAAGCGATATCACGCGCCTGCAGTGCTTTTGACGCTTCTAAAATCGTTGGCACTATGTCTGGGCAGTTCATGTCTTTGAAGGTGATGAATAGGGCCAAACGTACGCCCACTTTGCCTGCGCCAATTGCTTCAATCACCGCATCTACTACTTCGATTAGAAAGCGAAGTCGGTTCTCACGGCTACCGCCATAGTTGTCGGTGCGCTTATTTGAATTGGTTCTTAGGAATTGATCGATGAGGTAGCCATTACCACCGTGGATCTCGACGCCGTTGAATCCTGCTTCGACTGCTTTTTTCGCTGAGTTAGCAAAATCTTGAACAACACGATCGATATCTGCTTGGGTCATCTCTCTTGGTTGGATGCAATCGACCATGTTGCCATAACGACGCGGTTTTGCAGTTCTAGGCCTTTTAGTTCTGATGTTTCGAATAATTTGTTCATGGTCTCTACCTTTGTGAATTTTTAGCTGCTGTGCCAATGCCAGTTTGAGAATGAATTGGCATTTTGAAGTTTCTGAGTTCTTAAATTACTTAGCTTCTGTTGGTGCGAATATTGAGTTGCTTTGTGGCTTTCCGTTTCGGTTAGCTTTAGCAATCAAGAACAAGCCGATGAAAGGAACGACAACGGCAGTGAATGGAATCATTCCTGCGCCTAGTTGGCTGTCGAGTACCATGCCGCCAAGGAAGCCACCGAAGGCATTGGCCAAGTTAAAGGCTGAGATATTCGCGGTTGCTGCTAGCTCTTGCCCTTCGCCACCGTGGTTCATTACTCGAAGCTGCATAGCAGGAACGTTCGCAAATGATGCAATGCCAAAGACAAATGCAGCTGCAACGAATAGGATTTTGTTGTCTACAACAAGGCCAACCACTACTAATGAAACGATCATCGCGACAGCCCAAAACATCGATGCTTTGCCTAAATCTTTGTCAGAAGAGCGTCCGCCCAAGGTGTTACCGATGATTAAGCCGACACCCACAATCACTAAGATCCAAGTGACTGACTCTTGACCGTAACCCGTGATGTGCATGGCGATAGGCGCAAGGTAGCCGTAAAGCGTCATGAAGCCAGACCAAGCAAAAGCGGTGATCGCCAAGCTGATGAGAAGCATTGGATTTTTGAATGCCAACAGCTGAGTTTTGATGTCTTTCGCTTCGCTGTGACCTGAAGATTTTATTGACGTTAAGATTGAAATCATGGCGATGGTGCCAAGTGCTGCCACGGTAAAGAAAGTGGTGTGCCAACCGAATTGCAAGCTCACCCAAGTTCCTGCGGGAACCCCTAGAACGTTAGCGAGTGTTAAGCCAGCGAACATCTGACCAACAGCACGACCTGCCATTTTCTCAGACACTAAATTGGTCGCGACAACTGCACCTATGCCATAGAAAGGACCTTGCACTAAGCCTGCGATAACGCGGCTTGCAAGTAGAAGTGGGTAGCTAGGAGCTAAGGCTGACAAGATATTGCCGATGATGAACAGTGCCATTAAGCCAATCAGTACCATCTTCTTGTTAAAACGTGCGAGGTAGATGGTTAAGATAGGGCCACCAATAACGATAGCCAATGCGTAAGCACTGATTAGGTATCCGGCTTGACCTTCGGTGATCGAAAGGGATGTGGCAATTTGTGGAAGGATGCCTGCGATAACAAATTCAGCCGTACCAATAGCGAACGCCGCGAGTGTCAGTATCCAAACTTGGAATGGGATCTTTTCTTTATGGATCGCTTCTGGTTTCATAGTGAAGTACCTGTGTTAATTCTTGTTTGTTAGGACGTTTACATACACGCCCTAACGATTGTTCTTTGCGGAGTGTTAACCGAGTAGAGCACCGCCATCGATGTCGATGATTGACCCCGTTACATATGGGTTGTTAATCACGAATAAATAGCCCATTGCGATATCTTTAGCCTCTCCGACTTTGCCTGCTGGTAGGTTGTTTTTCGCGTTGTCGTACATTGTTGAACGAGCTGAGTCATCCATATTTTTGTAGGCTTCAGTCATGGTAAGGCCGGGGCTGACGGCGTTGACTCTAATCGGTGATAGCTCTTTCGCCAGTACTTTAGTCACGCTCTCTAGTGCGGCATTAATCGCGGTTTTTACGTAAGTACCAGCAACCACTTTGCGTGACAGCATGCCGGTTGTGAGTGTGATTGAGCCGTTTGGAGTCATGTAACGTGCGGCGTGCTTGGCTACGTTTAAGCTTCCCCAAAACTTTGTATCAAATGCTGCTTTTGCGTCTGTGATAGCAACGTCTGTCACTTTTCCGCCCGGAGCGTATGAGCCTGCGGTTATTACCAAATGATCAAAGGCACCAATTGACTCAAAGTAAGCACAAATTGACTTTTCATCTCTGATATCGAGGCCTGTGTGTCGACTGGCAATGTGTACCGTGTTTTCTTCGTTTCTCAATTGCATTGCTAATGCTTTGCCGATACCAGATGTGCCACCAATGATGACAAAAGTGCTCTTTTCTTGGTTCGCTAGTGTGTTGCTCATGGTCTGAATTCCTGCGTGTTCTGCTGATGGTTGTCATTATATTTGTTCGACTAAATTTGATAATTGGCTAAAATATAAATTCATTATTCGGTTTAAATGAACAATAGGGCGAGAGCACGAATAGCATGGATAAGTTTTCAGACATGGCGATGTTCGTCAGTATCGTGAAACATCAAGGTTTGGCTGCTGCGGGACGTGAACTGGGTTTATCACCCGCGACCATGACAGCAAGGCTTCAAGCACTTGAAGAACGATATGGTGTGAAGTTGTTGAATCGAAGTACGCGCCATGTGTCTTTGACCGACTCTGGAGAGCTGTATCACAAGGCGTGTTTGGAGATTTTAGACAACGTCAGCGAGGCCGAAAACCTGATTCAAAATGGCGTCAAAGAAGTTAAAGGTCCGTTAAAGATTGCTGCGCCAAAAGACATCGGGAAACAGTACATTCTTCCTATTTTGACTGAGTTTTGTCAGCAGTATCCAGACGTTGTTCCCTACTTGTATTTGAACGATAACTTATCGAATATCGCTGAATCAGGCATGGACATCGTGATCCGCTACGGTGAATTGGTTGACAGTAGTTTGATCTCTAGACGCTTATCACCAAGCCGACGAGTGCTATGTGCTTCACCAGAATATCTCGCTAAACACGGCACGCCGATCAAGCCACAAGATTTGGTTGATCATGCGTGTCTGGCGATGCTTCGCAGCAACGAAGAACTCAAAACCTGGCACTTCCAAGATCATGACATGAAGAAGGCTGTGACGGTGGTTCCCAAGCGATTTTCGGATGATGGCGAAGTGATCCGTTATTGGGCGCTACAAGGAGAGGGGATTGCACTGAAATCCATTCTGGATGTGCAAGATGACATCAATAATCAGCGTCTTGTGACGTTACTTAACGGCTACATGAAGAACTTCAATACCGCGATGTCTGTGTCCAGTACCGATTTGAATGTGGTGTACATCAGCAAGAAATATCAGCCGAAACGTATCCGACTCTTCTTAGATTATCTTCTTGAGAACTTCAGTGGTTTGGTCGAAAGATCAGGTAAAGAGTAGACGCTTACCTACGTATGACGGATCTCTCGAACTCAGCGTCAGCTTACGGACAGAGATCATCGTTCTGGTTATGATACCTGCAACATAAGGACGTGATTGGAGAGAGAAATGAAAGTCGTCGGTAACACGGTTATCCAACCTTTTCACAAAGCCACCTGCCACTGCGGTGCGGTGGAATTAGAACTCAGCCTACCTAACGGGATCGAAAAGCCGCGTCGCTGCGATTGCTCTATCTGTCGTCGTAAAGGCGCGATAGTTGGCTCTGTGGCGCTTGATGGGATTAAGGTTCTGAAAGGTGCTGAGCATCTCAAGCTTTATCAATTTAATACTAATACGGCTAAGCACTACTTCTGCTCGAACTGCGGTATATATACGCATCATCAGCGCCGTTCTAGCCCAAATGAATACGGGTTTAACATTGGTTGTTTGGAAGGGGTAAACCCTTTTGATATTGACGATGTAGTGACCAACGATGGTGTCAATCACCCTGCTGATCGATAAGATAAACATTAAAAAGGAACAGTTCTATGTCTGAATACGGTGCGCTCATTCGTTGGCAAAAAGCGGAAGATGAAGTCTTTAACGATAATCAATACAGCCGCGGTCATACGTGGGAATTTGATGGCGGTGTTACTGTGCCAGCTTCGTCTTCTCCCCATGTGGTACCACTGCCGTTTTCGGTAGAAGAGAGTGTTGACCCAGAAGAAGCCTTTATCGCGGCACTTTCTAGCTGCCATATGTTGACGTTTTTGGGCATTGCCGCAAAGCAGAAGTACGTGGTCGACTCTTATGTCGATGCTGCAATTGGTGTGCTTGAAGAAGATGAATCAGGCCGCTCATCGGTTACCACGGTGACTCTACGACCTCAAATTGTGTTTCTAGGCTCTAAACAACCAACCGCCAAACAACTCAAAAAACTTCATCACCTAGCCCATAAAAACTGCTTTATCGCGAACTCTGTCAAAACAGAGATAAAGGTAGAAGTGTGAGTTTAATTTTTATCACATCATCTTATTTTCTACAAAGTTTCGTCTTTCTGGCTTCACCATCGTCTTAAGGGTATTGATGCAATTCAGTTGATTGTAAAAAGACCGAATATACTATTTGAGGGCACCTCCATGACAGCGTTTAACAGCACATCTAACTATGGTGAAAATGCGTTTATAAAAAACAAACCGCAGATGCTACAGAATATTTATAACACCACAGATGTATTCCCATATTGGATTGCTGATATGGACTTTCAGGTTGCAGAACCTATCACTCAAGAGCTGAACCGATTGGTTGAACGTGGTGTGTACTCTTACGAATTTAGTGAGCAAGAGGTGTTTGAAGCTTTGTCTCAGTGGTATTCAAAGCGTCACGGTGTGAGCCTTTCGGTTGATAAATTTGTTCAGGTCCCGGGAGTGCTATCAGGTATTGCACTGTTATTGCGTCAATTTACCAACGAAGACGATGGCGTGCTTATCCACACTCCGGCATATCATCAGTTTTCTAACTTGGTGAATAAAGCAAACCGTCAGGTCGTGCAAAGCCCGTTGTGCAGTGATAAACAGGGTTACCAAATTGATTTCGCTGGTATGGAACAACAAATCATCGAGCAAAAAGTGAAGGCGATGATTTTCTGTAATCCACATAACCCGACTGGGCGCGTGTGGACATCTCAAGACATTGAACAAGTCACCGAGATTGCTAAGCGTCATGATGTATTGATCATCAGTGATGAGGTCCATTCAGACATTATCTTTGAAGGTCACGCTTTTACGAGTTTAACCAACTTTGATTACGACAAGGTCATCACCTTAATTGGATCTCCGGCAAAAACATTTGGTATGCACAGCATCTCAAACGGCTATGTGTACACCAACAATGATGAGCTATTTGAAGCGTTCAAAACCAATGTGGTCGCGATGTATCTTGATCACGGGAATGCATTCAGCACGTTTGCAACCGCGGCGGCCTTCGAAAAGGGTGAAGAGTGGTTAGATGGCATGTTGGTGTACCTGCAAGACACGGTTAAGTGGATTACCGAGTTTACAGAGCAACGTATTCCTCAATTAAAAGTCTTTCAGCCGCAAGGCACCTACCAAATGTGGTTTGATTTCTCAGGCTTAGGCTTTTCGGGAGAAGAGCTAAAAAATGTGGTGTTTGAGCAGGCTAAAATGGGTTTAACTCCAGGTGATTGGTTTGGTGCTGAAAGTCCTAACTTTATGCGAATGAATATTGCGACGTCACGCGACAATATCGAGCAATCATTTAATGTTTTAGCGGACGCGATTGATGGCTTTGAGCGAGGAAGTCATACTCGTTCAATTTGTTGTGATAGCGGTGCTTCAAAAAGCTGCTGCTGATATCGATCGTTAGTCCTAAAAAACGAAAAATCGCCAGGCTGCTTAGTGCACCACTGGCGGTTTTTTTGTGTCTGTGTAATCCTACGTGCGGTTTATTGAGTAACAGTTAAAAAGTTCGGAGAGATAGGTAGAGAGCTTTTGAATGGTAGGAATGGATTGGTTATCAGAGAGTTATGTTTAGCGTCCCATTGAATAGTTTTGTACATCGTGTGAGTGATAAGAGCCAATTGATGGCCAATGCTGCAGAGTGTGGATGTCAGTTAAAACGCGTTCGTCGTTCGCGTAATTGGATGTTGGTCGCTCAAGAGCGTCAGCTCGTTGAGTTTAAAACGATGTTAACCCACGAAAAAGACGGTTGGATAGCGATCGCAATCGACAAAGTACTGCCTAAACCAGTGGTATGTTTGGCATCTCTGTTGGTCGCGACACCCTCAATGACTGTGGCTCAGTTGATTATGGAATCTGGATGTTCAATGGCAGAGGCAAGACGTGCTATTGATGAACATGAAGGACTGTAGGCATATTCGAATCGTATGAAAAGAGATTTGCGGTCAGCAAAAAGCCTGTAACGATATTACGTTTTTCAACGCAATATCGTTACAGGCTTTATCATTTGTGTTGCAGTTAAGCCGTAGGGCTTACAAAGCATCTACTCGATTAAGAGTTAGCCACTTTTACACGAATCGTGTTTTTGCCAAGCTTTGACATGTTCAGCTTGTTTAGTGCTGCTTTAGCTTCTTCGTGCTCTGGCATTTCAACAAAAGCAAAGCCTTTAGATTCACCAGTTTCTTGGTCTAAAACTAGGCTGCACTCTTTTACTGAGCCAAACTCAGAAAATAGAACACGGATGTCTTGCTCAGCAGTAGAGCGTGATAGGTTACGAACTAGAAGTTTCATAATAAACCTTGAATATGAATTTACGCCGAGCATTGTCGCACACTTTCATGCTCACCCTCACAAATAATTACTCGAATGTAACTCTTTAGCTATTCGCTTCTCTGTTTACGTGTTAGCCGCGGTTTATTGTGACATCTGAAATATACCCATGCTCAGTGCTGGTTAACGCCTGTTGCAGCATCTGAGCGGCTTCTGTAGCTGTCATAAAGCTTGAGGTATCCATCGCTTTGCCACTCGTTCCCCAAAACTCGGTCGCCATTCCTCCAGGATAAACGGCAACGATTTTCATCGGGTGACCTTTTAGTTCCAACCTAACCGATTCGATAAAGCCTTTTACTGCCCATTTGGCCGCGCAGTAAGTTGATTCTTCCGCTTTTGCTCCTTGCGCTGCGGTCGACATTATTACAGCTATGGTGACAGGTTGCTCTTTGTAGCGTTTAACCATTTCTCGAATCAGAAAGATTGAAGACTCGATATTGTTTTTAAGCATATCGCTGATTGTGGTTGGGTCTTGCTGCTCTATCTTACCGAAGTATCCACTGCCTGCGCTGTGAATGACCAGTTTGGGTGTTTCAGGTAACGCATCCAACAAATCGCTTACTGATTGCGGGTCACATAAGTTACAGGTTTGGCTAATGGTATTCGCTGGCAGAATTTTCGCCACTTCAGCTAAACGTTGCGTGTTACGACCTGTAATGGCTACGCGTTGAGCGTCTGTTGTAGAGCTCGCATATTGTTTCGCTAGAGCTGCACCTAATCCGCTGCTTGATCCGGTAATTAAAATCATACTGTCTTAAATTTGTAGAGTTGATTCGAGATAGTAAGGGGCTAGGCTGAGTTTTTCTGAGATCTATGGCCAAAGTTGACGGATAGCTTCGTTGATAGTCTTTACGATAGATCGAGATTACAGAATAGTGAAAGTGGAGGAGCAGAATGATGAAGCAGAGCTAGAAAGTAAAAACGCCGGCATTGAGCCAGCGCTTTTGAGTAATCAGCCGTGATTATTCTTCGTCGAACTGTTTGATCGTGAATGCGTCTTCGATTCGGTTTAGTTCTTCTTGTTCTTTAACTCGCTTCTCTTCTTGAAGCGTTGCTCTCGTTTCGTTGAAACGTTTTTTCTCTGACTTAGTCAGGAATTTTACAGCTTTTTTGTTGGTCAATGCGTAAGCAACTACGTCTTCGCCTTTTTCTCTGCGGTCGTTTACGCGTTGTGAGAAACGTTCATTGTCGCGAGCTTTACGCTCCGCTGAGGTCAACTTGCTCATGCTTTAAAGCCTTTTCAATTAATCATGGTAGGGAATCTACACTTAGCGAAACAAATAGGAACTGCTGT
The Vibrio cyclitrophicus DNA segment above includes these coding regions:
- a CDS encoding GFA family protein yields the protein MKVVGNTVIQPFHKATCHCGAVELELSLPNGIEKPRRCDCSICRRKGAIVGSVALDGIKVLKGAEHLKLYQFNTNTAKHYFCSNCGIYTHHQRRSSPNEYGFNIGCLEGVNPFDIDDVVTNDGVNHPADR
- a CDS encoding OsmC family protein, coding for MSEYGALIRWQKAEDEVFNDNQYSRGHTWEFDGGVTVPASSSPHVVPLPFSVEESVDPEEAFIAALSSCHMLTFLGIAAKQKYVVDSYVDAAIGVLEEDESGRSSVTTVTLRPQIVFLGSKQPTAKQLKKLHHLAHKNCFIANSVKTEIKVEV
- a CDS encoding MalY/PatB family protein; translation: MTAFNSTSNYGENAFIKNKPQMLQNIYNTTDVFPYWIADMDFQVAEPITQELNRLVERGVYSYEFSEQEVFEALSQWYSKRHGVSLSVDKFVQVPGVLSGIALLLRQFTNEDDGVLIHTPAYHQFSNLVNKANRQVVQSPLCSDKQGYQIDFAGMEQQIIEQKVKAMIFCNPHNPTGRVWTSQDIEQVTEIAKRHDVLIISDEVHSDIIFEGHAFTSLTNFDYDKVITLIGSPAKTFGMHSISNGYVYTNNDELFEAFKTNVVAMYLDHGNAFSTFATAAAFEKGEEWLDGMLVYLQDTVKWITEFTEQRIPQLKVFQPQGTYQMWFDFSGLGFSGEELKNVVFEQAKMGLTPGDWFGAESPNFMRMNIATSRDNIEQSFNVLADAIDGFERGSHTRSICCDSGASKSCC
- a CDS encoding ribosome recycling factor family protein, with protein sequence MFSVPLNSFVHRVSDKSQLMANAAECGCQLKRVRRSRNWMLVAQERQLVEFKTMLTHEKDGWIAIAIDKVLPKPVVCLASLLVATPSMTVAQLIMESGCSMAEARRAIDEHEGL
- a CDS encoding RNA recognition motif domain-containing protein, whose amino-acid sequence is MKLLVRNLSRSTAEQDIRVLFSEFGSVKECSLVLDQETGESKGFAFVEMPEHEEAKAALNKLNMSKLGKNTIRVKVANS
- a CDS encoding SDR family NAD(P)-dependent oxidoreductase → MILITGSSSGLGAALAKQYASSTTDAQRVAITGRNTQRLAEVAKILPANTISQTCNLCDPQSVSDLLDALPETPKLVIHSAGSGYFGKIEQQDPTTISDMLKNNIESSIFLIREMVKRYKEQPVTIAVIMSTAAQGAKAEESTYCAAKWAVKGFIESVRLELKGHPMKIVAVYPGGMATEFWGTSGKAMDTSSFMTATEAAQMLQQALTSTEHGYISDVTINRG